The Pseudonocardia broussonetiae DNA segment GCGCGAGCAGCTCGCGCGGCGGGCGCACCGCGTAGACCGCCCGGCCGCCGGGCTCGGGCGACAGCACCGCGTCCTCCCACGTGGCCCAGGCCAGCGCGGCGCGCTCGCGCACGCCCGCGTCGGGGTCGGCGAGCAGGCGGTCGTAGCCGCCGAGCAGGTCGGGGTCGTCGTGGTGGGCGCGGAACGCCTCCCACTCCCGGGGCAGGAACCGGCCGACGCCGCGGTAGAGCCAGTCGATCTCGCTGCGCCGGGTCGTCGTCACGGCCACCAGCAGCACCGCCCGCACCCGCTCCGGGTGGGCCTGCGCGTAGGCCAGCGCGAGCGTCGAGCCCCAGGAGCCGCCGACGACCACCCAGCGGTCGACGCCGAGGTGCTCGCGCAGCCGCTCGACGTCGGCGACGAGGTGGGCGGTGGTGTTCGCCGCCAGCGAGGTGGCCGGGTCGGACGCGTGCGGGGTGCTGCCGCCGCAGCCGCGCTGGTCGAACTGCACGATCCGGTAGCGGTCCGGGTCGAACGACCGGTGCATGCCGGTGGGCGCACCCGAGCCGGGGCCGCCGTGCAGGACGACGGCGGGCGTGCCGTCGGGGTTCCCGCGGACGTCCCAGCGCAGGCGCTGGCCGTCGCCGACGTCGAGCATCCCGCCGTCGTGGGGGGCCAGGGGCGGGCGCGTCACGCCCCGGTGGCGGCCAGCTGCCCGCAGGCGGCGGCGATCTCGCGGCCGCGGGTGTCGCGCACCGTGCACGCCACCCCGGCCGCCTGGACGCGCCGGACGAACTCGTCCTGCACCGGGCGCGGCGAGGCGTCCCACTCGCTGCCCGGCGTCGGGTTGAGCGGGATGAGGTTGACGTGCACGCGGTGCTTGCCGATGCGCTGCGCCAGCTTCTTGCCGAGCAGGTCGGCGCGCCACGCGTGGTCGTTGACGTCGCGGATCAGCGCGTACTCGATCGACACCCGCCGCCCCGTGGTCGTGGCGTAGCGGCGCGCGGCGTCGAGGACCTCGTCGACCTTCCACCGGTTGTTGACCGGCACGAGCGTGTCGCGCAGCTCGTCGTCGGGGGTGTGCAGGGACACGGCGAGCGTGACGGGCAGCCCCTCGGCGGCCAGCTTGTCGATCGCCGGCACCAGCCCCACCGTGGAGACGGTGACGCCGCGCGCGGAGATCCCCAGGCCGTCGGGCGCGGGCGAGGTGATCCGCCGCACCGCGGCGACCACGCGCTTGTAGTTGGCCAGCGGCTCGCCCATGCCCATGAACACGACGTTGGACAGCCGCGCGGGGGTGCCGAGCGCGCCGTCGCGGGCGGCCGCGGCGGCCTGGCGGACCTGCTCGACGATCTCGCCCGTCGACATGTTGCGCTCCAGCCCGCCCTGGCCGGTGGCGCAGAACGGGCACGCCATCCCGCAGCCGGCCTGGCTCGACACGCACACGGTGGCGCGGTCGGGGTAGCCCATCAGCACCGACTCGGCGCGCGTGCCGTCGTGGCCCTTCCACAGCGTCTTGCGCGTGGTGCCGTCGTCGCAGGCCTGCTCCAGCACCGGGGTGACCAGCTGCGGCAGCAGGGGGCGCAGCGCGTCGCGGGCGGCGGCCGGCAGGTCGGTCATCTGCTCGACGTCGGCGGTGAACCGGCCGAAGTAGTGCCGGGCGAGCTGGTCGGCGCGGAAGCCGGGCAGCCCGAGCTCGCCCACCGCGGCACGGCGCTCGGCGGGGTCGAGGTCGGCGAGGTGACGGGGCGGCAGCGCACGGCGGGGCGCATCGAAGACGAGCGGGAGGGAGGTCATGACGCCCTCCAGTGTGCCAGGTGCCGGGAGGTGCCTACCGGTAGCGTGCGCCACTCAGCTGCACCACCAGCCCGGACCGGTACGCCGACGCCGCCCACAGCAGCACCCCGGCGCCGAGCCCGACGAGCCCGCGCGGGTAGAGCTGGCCCACCGAGTTCAGCGCCAGGAAGGCGCCGAGCGCGGCGAGCAGCATGAGCAGCGCCCCGAGGACGAGGTAGGTGCGGTCGCCCAGCAGCGACGACGCCGGCAGCAGCAGCGCGCCGACCACCCCGAACCCGAGCGGCACCGCCAGCTCGCCGTACGGGGTGAACCCGAGCCCGGCCGAGCCGGCGACGATCACGACCAGCCCGATCACCGCCAGCCGCAGCAGCCGGCGGCTGCGCCAGTGCTCCATCGGGCGCGCCGCGGCCTCGCGGCTGCCCATGACCACCAGCCACACCGTCACCGCGATCCCGGCGGCCAGCACGACCGTGCCGGTGCCCGCGTCCAGTGCCGAGCTGCCCACCAACCAC contains these protein-coding regions:
- the pip gene encoding prolyl aminopeptidase, producing the protein MTRPPLAPHDGGMLDVGDGQRLRWDVRGNPDGTPAVVLHGGPGSGAPTGMHRSFDPDRYRIVQFDQRGCGGSTPHASDPATSLAANTTAHLVADVERLREHLGVDRWVVVGGSWGSTLALAYAQAHPERVRAVLLVAVTTTRRSEIDWLYRGVGRFLPREWEAFRAHHDDPDLLGGYDRLLADPDAGVRERAALAWATWEDAVLSPEPGGRAVYAVRPPRELLALTRLCAHYFSRGAFLEEGALIRGAAALGGIPGVLVHGRLDLGGPLVTAWELAQAWPGAALHVVEDAGHLGSAESGRLMREALERFADAP
- the rlmN gene encoding 23S rRNA (adenine(2503)-C(2))-methyltransferase RlmN — encoded protein: MTSLPLVFDAPRRALPPRHLADLDPAERRAAVGELGLPGFRADQLARHYFGRFTADVEQMTDLPAAARDALRPLLPQLVTPVLEQACDDGTTRKTLWKGHDGTRAESVLMGYPDRATVCVSSQAGCGMACPFCATGQGGLERNMSTGEIVEQVRQAAAAARDGALGTPARLSNVVFMGMGEPLANYKRVVAAVRRITSPAPDGLGISARGVTVSTVGLVPAIDKLAAEGLPVTLAVSLHTPDDELRDTLVPVNNRWKVDEVLDAARRYATTTGRRVSIEYALIRDVNDHAWRADLLGKKLAQRIGKHRVHVNLIPLNPTPGSEWDASPRPVQDEFVRRVQAAGVACTVRDTRGREIAAACGQLAATGA